TTTGCCGACGAATATGAATTTAGGTACCGTTACTATAGAAAGAAATTGATTAaagaacatatatattttattacattcaattttaaataccaaTAACTACGCAATATAGAAATGTGAAATAAACGTGTTGAATTAACTTAAATACTAATCGttactatttacttttaaatttcacgaTGGAGGTTTCATTTCAGTTGCCTGGTACAAAGAATTTATTGCGATATCGGATGACACAAACGCCATGGATTTAGCAAGAGTCGCCAAAGACAGCGTGTCCATGATTACTCTGTTTGCGACATGATTGAGATTGGCACCATATGATTGTGCTGTGTACTTCAGTGCCAATTTTATAACTCTTTCGCAGGCAAGAGATTTTGAAGATGCAATCTTTGCTTCTTTTCCAGCTTGCTGGGCGGCTGTTTTTGCCAAATTCATCATTAGGTCTTGATGAGAAGTCATTCCGTTCTTAGCAAATGTCACAGACATTTTAACTTCAATGGACGCGGTTAAAGCTCGTCTCAATGCCACAACACTAGCTGCAGTGAGATAAGCAACGTCTCCAGCGTAAAGAATAGCTTTCTTTGCTTTCACTTCAAGCcgttctaattttaatttagcctttttattgtttatagcGTCCTCGTCACCTTCAGCTTGATCCAGTTCCAATTCAGCTACTATGTCTGATCTTAATGGagatttaaacatattatcCTTAGAATCTAACCAGTCATCTACGAGTTGATCCGGTGCAGTTGATTCTTGATTTTCTAATGTCTGTGTAGCAATTACATAATGAGTACCATTAATcgaattttctataaatattccTTCTGTTTCGTTGGTACTGGTATTGGTATTGCCGGCATCTAATACAGTTTGATTCAAAAAACCTTTCGTTATAGCTGGCATTGCTAATTGTGTATTTAGTAACAGCAATGGTTTTCTATCAATTCTAGATAAAACAGAGTACGGAGTTAATTTCCTTTTACTTAACATTGATACATTcactgattttaaattattaatagcatctgttttatttaatataacattataaatagaagGCGTTGGAATAGGTGTGGTAACAATTTTTTCAGTCATATCATTGGCTGCTCGCTTCTTTCTTAGCGATAAATCTACAGATTGTTTTTTGGACAATGCAGAAGGGTATGTGATATCTTTAAGAGCAGCTACTATAGATATTTCAGCAGCAATTTGTGCTAAACCATATACCAGTCGATGCAATTCAGGTTCAGTCGATATTTTAGTTATGCTTAATATATGTCCAGATAAAGTTCTagataaataatctaaaattcGTCTCGTTTCTATTGCTGtaattcctttatttttatctggaCTTTCAAGAGCATCTCTAGTGATTCTTGTTATTTTGTCTTGTATGTCTAGTTTCGATAGAATCGCATTAACGAGATCctttgaaatttgatataggtTTTCTTCCATTTTAGGGTTTTGGGTTACATTTTTGGTTGCTTTTAGTATAGAATTGTCAAGTTGCTTTAAAACTTTATGCGGTGAGTTCAGTAAATAACCTTCGCCCCCGAATTTGGTTGACATTTGCTCTTTCATATCATGAATTGGTGAAATGCCAGCTGCCACGagctgaaattaaaataattgaataaaatcatatcCTTTTAAAAACTACAAGCAGTTAACAAAAAAGATCAGATACACTAGTACTTACGTCGAAAAtcccaataaataaaataaacttttgataAAACATGTTAACAGCCATTTCAGGAGTTTTGTAAGAAACGAATAACTTATCAAGACTGAAATCAATTTCTCTGAATTTAACACctacaattattttacactAACTGCCAATTAAAACTGCGTTCGTAACGTTCGAATATTTGTTCATTTtactatgtacttattttttgattaCTTTAATCACTCTTGAAATTTACAGAAGTCTGACCATAGCCAAACGACACGCACTTACTACACCATTACTCAAAATACAATAGAATGAATTCATCAAGAATCAGCGGGCTTGTGTCATAATTGTCGATAGttactcaataaaaatataattatttgacaaTAGGAATATTGGTAAACATTCACAACTAGATCACGTTCAGCTGCTTCGTCTAATGCTATGAGTTAACctagatttaatttatctaaataaattcattttgatttctgatccattttgtttactttagatttatatatgtactcCAGGTACTAAGTCAAATAGATTTTACATAACAGTCATACGTATAGCTGttgtatatagttttatgtTACAAGTTGTAAATTCTGATGGGAAATGAATGATTCTAATTTTTAAACCTAaaggatattatttttatatataattttccaagGGGAGCTCTATTAGTATCATATCATACGCAGTagattatgaaatgaaataaaaaaatatgatttcaaaacatttatgtacatacatgtttatttatcctGCAAATGCATTATACATAGTTATTCTTCTTTTGCTATGTTGAATTCTTCTATAGACAAATAACGGTCTATAAACCATATCTTCTGCTGTTTGAAGAGTTTCAACATCATCAGTACTTCTTACTTTCTTTGAATTATTATCATCCATTTCAGTTATATCGTATATATTGTCAGCTTCAGTTGCCTGCAATATATTGTCGTCAGCCTGTGTAAAATTTAACTCACTGTTTTGCACATAATCACGACTCATTCCTGGACGACTTAATTTATCGGTGTTTTCTAAAGAAGAGCCAACATTGACAAATACTGTCAACATGAGAACAGCTACTAATTTCATGTTTCTTAAGGGCAAACATCGAGATCCTATTTTATATACCGGTGGTTATAATTACCTGACTTGGTAATTACATGTTAATCCAATTAACATTGGTGtggaatataattatcatataaCTTCTATCTTTCATATGTTTACCATAAGTTTACTTGCAATTAATAACTACATCTATCCAATCAATTGTTCTGTAAGCTGcattatcaaattatatttgccTGTAACGATAGAGTAAGTTATTGTTAAGGTAgttgaatgtaaataaataaatatacaaaaaggGGTATTCCAAGCTTTCCTCAGAATTTAAATCAGCAAACATGCATTATAATCGGTGACTTAAATTAACTGGAAGAGGGACAgcgatttcaaaatatttttaaaataaataaagacaacttcctatacatacaatttattttttgtaataattttattacagatcttcatataattttacagaGCTTATACAATATCAATTCTTACATCGGCAAATCCATCGAAGTTGCCAGATcaggtacatattttatttacatattcaaCCGAGGAAAGCAGGCAGCACCTTAATGCGACCGCGGCCTTCCAAGTTGAAGGCTTCAAATGGTGAGACATCGACGTCATTACTTGCTGGAAGCAGGTCATTCTCTTGTGCAGCATCACGACGTACCCTGGCCGACTCGGGCTTAACAGCGACAGCATTGCCGACCGCAGCACCAGATGTTGAGCCAACCTCTCCTGTAGCTGACGGTGTTGGCTCTGCTTTTGGCGGGATGTGCTGGATCACATCGCCGTCCAGAGGCGCGCACGCGCAGACGGCCAACAGCGCCAACGACGCGACGGCTAAAAATACTGAACGCATTTTCCAACGATCCAATTTTGCTAGATTTTACACTTCTCAAACTGTACCTTTTAAACCCTGCACACCACTTATAAGCAAGACAATGATTGCATAAATCATTCTTAATAATTGAAactgtacattaaataatgGACATTACTATTTGTTGTAGGTAGTCTTACTGATATTGACGCACGATTTTCCAATGCTCtttgaaaaacatatttgtaattgttttcTCACGAGCCTTGACTGGGGGTGCTAATACGATACCAAATGCGTCTGATAAGCTGATAAGAATAAAGGGCAACAAAACCATTTAACACGTAGTCACAAGACATAATAGAGCCTTATTTATCAAGGCAAATATTTGGTACCTACCAggtgaaaaaaattgtgaaatacCTCACTGGATGTTGAACAGAAGTCAGTTATATGGTGtctgaatatattaaaaaataaggacAATTTTCATCGGTAGAAATATGGAAAAGCgcaaaaatctgttttatattttcgagGTTTGAGCATCGCCTTAATtttaatggatttgttatacatatcaCAAATGcttattaacttatttataaaaataataatgagatcaaaaaaatcttatcgtcttaattgttaattttaagtttcattCATGACATAACAAAATCTCTGTATCtcgtaatttcattttatattgttttaagtcCAAGGATTGGATGCTTAAATTATAACAAGGATCAGTATTCAGATACTGAGCTCACCcaacaattaaaaatcttattaatacGTACTTGCTTTAAGGAACTATAAAACTGTATCTATTTTCAATGTTTCATCACTAAATGAATGGAACTCTTATACTTACTGATATCATATCTCGATATTTCTAATGAGGCATCtcagtaaatatttatgtattatcaGATTTTCCCGAATCAGAAGTCCTAGTAGAAATAGATAAGTAAATAAGCAAGCATGACTCATGAATGAGTATATGCACGCATACTTCTCggaaaaaaacatatttagtcAGATTACCAAAACAAACCTTAAATCATCAATTTTCAGCACAATCCACAACAAAACACATTCATGGTCATTATGTtattgtaagtatttgttaGGCCATTAGCAGGATACAGCCACAATGCGTCAGTAATACCAATTCTGGATGTGTCGTTTAGCACAATTACCTTTTGAGTATAAATACTCTCCGTTTAAGGTCTCGCAATCAACATAATCTGAAGATACTGCACTGAGAACAACTATTCGGGAGTGATCCAAATTTTCCGCGGAGAAGTTTCTTGAAGCCCACCAAGACCATGGCTTCCTCAATGTGTGTCCTTCTCTCGCTCACCATCCTCGGAATCGCGATCGCCTCTCCTGTGCCAGAAGAGGTGGCGACTACGACAGACCCCAACCATGAAGTGGCTCTCTTGGAAGTAGTCGAGGTCGTTAATGAAATTCCAGTTCTGGTGCCATTGGTGGAAACGACCACAGGTGCCGATGAAGACGCACATAAAGTAGCGAAGAGATCCCTTCTGCGTGGTGACAACCCTAGCAATGATTTGCTAGCTAATCTAGAGGACCTTAATTACGACAATGGATTGTCGTCAATTGCAGGGCGTAGGATTAAGTTCTTACCCACGTGGTTGGGTTAAGCTATACAAACgggttttaatttaagtacacgtaataaatctaatcatttattttaatatagatatataagttattaaatatttatatttaaaaaatatatttttgtaataaaaaatattttaaattagtatgtaacatacttattatttgttaatttttaaataaatttattctattgtatatttttgtacttctTATTAAACCACCTATATTGACactttttaaagaacacaaaattcttacacttccgtcactttacatacttgaggtagcaacatttgtgaaaaccaatgctcatttattccctcgtctagctgatgagcacccatcaaaaactgctttactcggttATAGCTTattatgtatggcaccgaaaatttataacaaaattccaaatcaatataaaagcttaaatttaaatctatttaaaaagcacctcaagtctttattaactgatactttaaatgatttctttaatgatagactcggatagaatttactGCTagcatacattataattctttttttttgttatttgtagtggatagcatgctcctcttttatacccttttatttatatttgcatacattcggtaaaacattctttctttttttctcacttttcaatattaaaaagtgaCAAGAGTTcttgaaataatattctaaaaacaattatgttaCTGCacattttctaattaaattgaaCAGACAAATAACTGTtaagttaaatttcaaaatacactCGCcccatataaataatgtag
This genomic interval from Plodia interpunctella isolate USDA-ARS_2022_Savannah chromosome 18, ilPloInte3.2, whole genome shotgun sequence contains the following:
- the LOC128677925 gene encoding uncharacterized protein LOC128677925; the encoded protein is MAVNMFYQKFILFIGIFDLVAAGISPIHDMKEQMSTKFGGEGYLLNSPHKVLKQLDNSILKATKNVTQNPKMEENLYQISKDLVNAILSKLDIQDKITRITRDALESPDKNKGITAIETRRILDYLSRTLSGHILSITKISTEPELHRLVYGLAQIAAEISIVAALKDITYPSALSKKQSVDLSLRKKRAANDMTEKIVTTPIPTPSIYNVILNKTDAINNLKSVNVSMLSKRKLTPYSVLSRIDRKPLLLLNTQLAMPAITKGFLNQTVLDAGNTNTSTNETEGIFIENSINGTHYVIATQTLENQESTAPDQLVDDWLDSKDNMFKSPLRSDIVAELELDQAEGDEDAINNKKAKLKLERLEVKAKKAILYAGDVAYLTAASVVALRRALTASIEVKMSVTFAKNGMTSHQDLMMNLAKTAAQQAGKEAKIASSKSLACERVIKLALKYTAQSYGANLNHVANRVIMDTLSLATLAKSMAFVSSDIAINSLYQATEMKPPS